A DNA window from Plasmodium vinckei vinckei genome assembly, chromosome: PVVCY_10 contains the following coding sequences:
- a CDS encoding trafficking protein particle complex subunit 1, putative: protein MLHEKSADVSENFRDYYFYIFYKNQPIFNTCLKNNDQEKNKIDSKKLGRENKESKNETEKLLLGSIYAINYLCFNIQPNKKLKNLYKLMDNGTKNINVNTKTHEQNLLNTQNNLHVGNFNSFNTPLYKLHYFETLTAYKFVLITHKDMANLSDFLKDIYKTIFLDLIILNPLYQVGDEIRDKTFDDKIKERIRSLFVV from the exons ATGTTACATGAGAAAAGTGCAGACGTCTCTGAAAATTTCCGAGATTActacttttatattttttacaaaaaccAGCCAATTTTCAATACTTGCTTAAAAAACAATGAtcaggaaaaaaataaaattgatagtaaaaaattaggacgcgaaaataaagaaagtaaaaatgaaaCTGAAAAATTGTTACTAGGCTCAATATATGCAATAAACTACTTATGCTTTAATATACagccaaataaaaaattaaaaaacttATATAAGTTGATGGATAATGGgactaaaaatattaacgtaaatacaaaaacaCACGAACAAAATCTATTAAATAcccaaaataatttacatgTCGGAAACTTCAATTCCTTTAATACCCCTTTATACAAGTTGCATTACTTTGAAACCCTCACAG CTTACAAATTCGTTTTAATCACTCATAAAGATATGGCCAATTTATCAGACTTTTTAAAGGACATTTACAAAACGATATTTCTTgatttgattattttaaatcCCCTATATCAA gTCGGTGACGAGATACGAGATAAAACATttgatgataaaataaaagaaagaaTAAGATCATTATTTGTTGtatag